The DNA region GATGGCCTCTGCTATGTATTCCGGACTCCTGATTATCCTGCTGCCCCTGATCGCGGGCTGGCTGTTACCCTTCCGCCAGACGGCCATGCTACGCCGCGTCAATCAGCTGCTGGGCTGGATGGTCTATGTGATCCTGTTCTTTATGGGTATCAGCCTGGCGTTCCTCGATAACCTCGGCAGCAATCTGCTGGCGATCTTTCACACCGCGCTGGTGGCGGCCTTCTGCATTCTGCTTTGTAATTTGCTGGCGCTGCGCGGTCTGGAAAGGTTTGTTCCGTGGCAGCATCACCACCGGCAGGAGAAGCTGCCTTCGCGGCTGAATATGGCGCTGGACTCCCTGAAACTCTGCGGAGTCGTGGTCATCGGTTTTCTGCTTGGCCTGACCCAGTGGCCTCTGCTGCACCACGCCGCGACGGCCAGCGAATATGCGCTGATCTTCCTGCTGTTCCTGGTGGGGATTCAGCTGCGCGGCAGCGGCATGACGCTGCGCCAGATTATCCTCAACCGTCGCGGTATGCTGGTCGCCAGCGTGGTGCTGGTCAGTGCGCTTATCGGCGGTGCGATTGCGGCGCTGCTGCTGGGCCTGCCGGTGAAAACCGGTCTGGCCTTATCCAGCGGCTTTGGCTGGTACTCGCTTTCCGGGATCCTGATGACCGAAGCCTTTGGCCCGGTGACCGGCAGCGCCGCTTTCTTTAACGATCTGATTCGTGAACTGGTGGCGATCATGCTGATTCCGGTGCTGATTGGCCGTCATCGCTCCAGCGCGCTGGGCCTGTGCGGAGCCACCTCCATGGACTTTACCCTGCCGGTGCTGCAGCGGGCGGGCGGTAATGAAATTGTCCCGGCCGCCATCGTGCATGGCTTTGTGATGAGCCTGCTGGCGCCGATTCTTATCGCCCTCTTCTCCGCCTGACCGCAAGTCAGCCCCGCTACAGACGCTCCTTAAACCCGGGGGCGTCATCGGGCGGTCGGGATCAGCCGCTCCGCTTTCTTCTGGCGTCCGGCGGCTGATTGCCAGTAGCGCCTGCGGTTATCCGGCCTGCCCTGCGAGCGCATTTTTTCACGCCTGCTTTTCTGCCGTGTCGTCTACGCTTCTTTTTTCAGTTCTGGTCACGTCACGTTGCCGGACGGATCGATAAAGGAGAAGCGCATGAAACAAACCGTAGCGGCACTGGTCGCTAAAACGCTGGAAAGCGCAGGCGTAAAACGCATCTGGGGCGTCACCGGAGACTCCCTGAACGGCCTGAGCGACAGCCTTAATCGCATGGGCACCATCGAGTGGATGCCAACCCGTCATGAAGAGGTCGCCGCCTTTGCGGCCGGTGCGGAAGCGCACATCAGCGGAGAACTGGCGGTCTGTGCCGGTTCCTGCGGGCCGGGTAACCTGCATCTGATTAACGGTTTGTTCGACTGCCACCGCAACCGCGTACCGGTTCTGGCGATTGCGGCACACATCCCCTCCAGCGAAATCGGCAGCGGCTATTTCCAGGAAACGCATCCGCAGGAGCTGTTCCGCGAATGCAGCCACTACTGCGAACTGGTGTCGAATCCGGAGCAGCTACCGCAGGTGCTGGGCATCGCGATGCGAAAAGCGATTCTGAATCGCGGGGTCTCGGTGGTGGTACTGCCAGGGGATATTGCCCTGCAGCTGGCGCCGGAAAGCGCCCGCGCAGAGTGGTATCCGCCGCAGTTGCCGCAGGTTCTGCCCCAGCCCGCCGAACTGGCGCAGCTGGCACAGACGCTGAACGAAGCCTCAGAGATTACTCTCCTGTGCGGCAGTGGCTGTGCCGGAGCACATCAGGAAGTCGTCGCCCTGGCTGAGGCGCTGAAGGCCCCGATAGTTCATGCGCTGCGCGGGAAAGAGCATATCGAATATGACAACCCCTATGACGTCGGCATGACCGGGCTGATCGGTTTCTCCTCCGGCTTCCACGCCATGATGAACGCCGGCACGCTGGTGCTGCTGGGCACCCAGTTTCCCTATCGCGCCTTCTATCCGGAAAAGGCGCGGATTATCCAGATCGACATCAATCCCGGCAGCCTGGGGTCGCACTGTCACGTCGATCAGGCCTATGTCGGCGATGTAAAAAGTACGCTACAGGCGCTGCTCCCTCAGCTGACGCCGAAAAGCGATAGCCGCCATCTCGACAGCGCGGTGAAGCACTACGGCGAGGCGCGGAAAAGTCTGGACGAGCTGGCGCAGCCCAACGATAAGCAGGCGATCCATCCGCAATATCTGGCGCAGCAAATCAGCCACTACGCCAGCGACGACGCCATTTTTACCTGCGACGTCGGCACCCCGACCGTCTGGGCGGCGCGCTATCTGAAG from Pantoea deleyi includes:
- a CDS encoding lysine exporter LysO family protein, which produces MYSGLLIILLPLIAGWLLPFRQTAMLRRVNQLLGWMVYVILFFMGISLAFLDNLGSNLLAIFHTALVAAFCILLCNLLALRGLERFVPWQHHHRQEKLPSRLNMALDSLKLCGVVVIGFLLGLTQWPLLHHAATASEYALIFLLFLVGIQLRGSGMTLRQIILNRRGMLVASVVLVSALIGGAIAALLLGLPVKTGLALSSGFGWYSLSGILMTEAFGPVTGSAAFFNDLIRELVAIMLIPVLIGRHRSSALGLCGATSMDFTLPVLQRAGGNEIVPAAIVHGFVMSLLAPILIALFSA
- the poxB gene encoding ubiquinone-dependent pyruvate dehydrogenase, which codes for MKQTVAALVAKTLESAGVKRIWGVTGDSLNGLSDSLNRMGTIEWMPTRHEEVAAFAAGAEAHISGELAVCAGSCGPGNLHLINGLFDCHRNRVPVLAIAAHIPSSEIGSGYFQETHPQELFRECSHYCELVSNPEQLPQVLGIAMRKAILNRGVSVVVLPGDIALQLAPESARAEWYPPQLPQVLPQPAELAQLAQTLNEASEITLLCGSGCAGAHQEVVALAEALKAPIVHALRGKEHIEYDNPYDVGMTGLIGFSSGFHAMMNAGTLVLLGTQFPYRAFYPEKARIIQIDINPGSLGSHCHVDQAYVGDVKSTLQALLPQLTPKSDSRHLDSAVKHYGEARKSLDELAQPNDKQAIHPQYLAQQISHYASDDAIFTCDVGTPTVWAARYLKMNGRRRLLGSFNHGSMANAMPQALGAQSIDRDRQVVALCGDGGFSMLMGDFISLAQLKMPVKIVIFNNSVLGFVAMEMKAGGYLTDGTELNNPDFAAIAEACGIRGIRVEKASDLNGALEEAFAHDGPVLVDVITAKEELAMPPQIKLEQAKGFSLYMLRAIMNGRGDEVVELAKTNWLR